Proteins from one Mycobacterium sp. SMC-2 genomic window:
- a CDS encoding cytochrome c oxidase assembly protein, with protein MTVDRSVTTMRAPAWPLLVGVALLAGCTAAGIGALALADALTATGLPNPGPATTLGLPFVRAAGEIAAVLAVGSFLFAAFFVPPQRSGVLDADGYRALRLGTVASGVWAVCAALLVPLTISDVSGRPLVALLNPVRIWSVAGLVTTASAWRWTAALAALVMLASLSVLRWSWTPLLLAGSLLTLIPLGLTGHSSVGGSHDLATNSLLIHLVAGALWAGGLLALAAHGLRGGGHVALAARRFSAVALWCWVAMALSGVVNAVVRVPLADLLTTDYGRLVVAKFVALCVLGVIGWRQRRSAVARLQTEPGHPEARRALLRLALAEAAVFGLTFGVAVGLGRTPPPPPPSRLPSIPEAEIGYDFAGPPTPARILFDWRFDLIFGSAAIVFAALYVAAVMRLRRRGDAWPRGRTVAWLLGCLTLLFVTSSGVGRYMPAMFSVHMVAHMGLSMLVPILLVLGAPVSLALRALPAAGRNDPPGMREWVLAALHSRYSRFVTNPLVATVLFIAGFYGLYLSSLFDTAVSSHAGHLAMNVHFLLSGYLFYWIVIGVDPTPRPIPPLAKVGVVFASLPLHAFFGVVLMGTRTVLGADYYRSLGLSWHTDLLGDQRLGGGIAWAAGEVPLVIVMLALLVQWARSDDRTARRLDRAAERDDDAELVAYNAMLAELARRETPGRSGGPRA; from the coding sequence ATGACGGTCGATCGGTCGGTGACCACAATGCGTGCGCCGGCGTGGCCGCTGCTGGTCGGTGTCGCGCTGCTGGCGGGTTGCACCGCGGCCGGTATCGGGGCGCTGGCGCTGGCCGACGCGCTGACCGCGACGGGCTTGCCAAACCCGGGTCCGGCGACCACGCTGGGGCTGCCGTTCGTCCGGGCGGCGGGGGAGATCGCCGCGGTGCTGGCCGTCGGGTCGTTCCTGTTCGCGGCGTTTTTCGTGCCACCGCAACGCAGCGGCGTCCTGGACGCCGACGGCTATCGGGCGCTTCGGCTGGGGACGGTGGCGTCGGGCGTCTGGGCGGTGTGCGCGGCGCTGCTTGTACCGCTGACGATTTCCGACGTGTCGGGTCGACCGCTGGTCGCGCTGCTCAACCCGGTGCGGATTTGGTCGGTGGCGGGCCTGGTCACCACCGCCTCCGCGTGGCGCTGGACCGCGGCACTTGCGGCCCTGGTGATGCTGGCCAGCCTGTCGGTGCTGCGCTGGTCGTGGACGCCGCTGCTGCTCGCCGGCTCGTTGCTGACGCTCATCCCGTTGGGACTGACCGGCCACTCGTCGGTCGGCGGGTCGCACGACCTGGCGACCAACAGCCTGCTGATCCACCTCGTGGCTGGCGCCCTGTGGGCCGGCGGCCTGCTGGCGTTGGCCGCCCACGGGCTGCGCGGAGGGGGGCACGTCGCCCTGGCGGCGCGGCGCTTCTCGGCGGTCGCGCTGTGGTGTTGGGTCGCGATGGCGCTCAGCGGCGTGGTGAACGCCGTGGTGCGCGTGCCGCTCGCCGACCTGTTGACCACCGATTACGGGCGCCTGGTGGTGGCCAAGTTCGTCGCGCTGTGCGTGCTCGGGGTCATCGGCTGGCGCCAGCGGCGCTCCGCGGTCGCCAGGCTGCAAACGGAACCGGGCCATCCCGAGGCGCGACGCGCCCTGCTCCGGCTGGCGCTCGCCGAGGCCGCGGTCTTCGGCCTCACCTTCGGCGTCGCCGTCGGGCTGGGCCGCACCCCACCACCACCGCCGCCGAGTCGGCTGCCCTCGATTCCCGAGGCCGAGATCGGCTACGACTTCGCCGGGCCGCCCACCCCGGCGCGCATTCTGTTCGACTGGCGCTTCGACTTGATCTTCGGCAGCGCCGCGATCGTCTTCGCCGCCCTGTACGTAGCCGCCGTAATGCGCCTGCGCCGCCGCGGTGATGCCTGGCCGCGCGGCCGGACCGTTGCCTGGCTGCTTGGCTGCCTGACTTTGCTGTTCGTCACCTCGTCGGGCGTCGGTCGCTACATGCCGGCGATGTTCAGCGTCCACATGGTCGCTCACATGGGCCTGTCGATGCTGGTGCCCATCCTGCTGGTGCTCGGCGCCCCGGTGAGCCTGGCCCTGCGCGCATTGCCCGCCGCCGGGCGCAACGACCCGCCCGGGATGCGGGAATGGGTGTTGGCCGCGCTGCACAGCCGCTACTCGCGCTTCGTCACCAACCCGCTCGTCGCCACCGTGCTCTTCATCGCCGGTTTCTACGGGCTGTACCTGTCGAGCCTGTTCGACACCGCCGTGAGCAGCCACGCGGGACACCTGGCGATGAACGTGCACTTCCTGCTCAGCGGCTACCTCTTCTACTGGATCGTCATCGGGGTCGACCCCACCCCACGCCCGATCCCGCCGCTGGCCAAGGTGGGCGTGGTCTTCGCGTCCTTGCCGCTGCACGCCTTCTTCGGGGTGGTGCTGATGGGCACCCGCACGGTGCTCGGTGCCGACTATTACCGCTCGCTCGGATTGAGCTGGCACACCGACCTGCTCGGTGACCAGCGACTGGGCGGCGGCATCGCCTGGGCGGCCGGCGAGGTGCCGTTGGTGATCGTGATGCTGGCCTTGCTCGTGCAATGGGCCCGCAGCGACGACCGCACCGCCCGGCGGCTCGACCGCGCCGCCGAACGGGACGACGATGCCGAGCTGGTCGCCTACAACGCGATGCTGGCCGAATTGGCGCGCCGGGAAACGCCGGGGCGTAGCGGTGGCCCGCGAGCGTAA